A single Seriola aureovittata isolate HTS-2021-v1 ecotype China chromosome 19, ASM2101889v1, whole genome shotgun sequence DNA region contains:
- the lratd1 gene encoding protein LRATD1, which yields MGNQLDRITHLNYSELPTGDPSGLEKDELRVGVAYFFSDEEEEVDDRTPSDCGFTKDHSPAEEGPFSVSEVEYSAFCSQECIFSKLRENEDLNVYSAKTLLTMCKPGDLLELVATAQAPHWAIYEQDDQVIHLHKGEIRKDSLLEISNGRHGRIVNNRYRYRPLPPDLVMQNAVGHLGLSSDEICWTNSESFAAWCRFGKREFKAGGEAHSAEQQYFLKVHLSGSGVHTLVFRSLEDMIRERRRVDASGILKELSLVNGGKE from the coding sequence ATGGGAAATCAACTGGATCGGATCACCCACCTCAACTACAGCGAGCTGCCCACGGGGGATCCGTCCGGGCTAGAGAAGGACGAGCTTCGGGTCGGCGTCGCCTACTTCTTCTctgacgaagaggaggaggtggacgaCCGCACTCCGTCTGACTGCGGCTTCACCAAGGACCACAGCCCGGCCGAGGAGGGACCCTTCTCGGTCAGCGAGGTGGAGTACTCTGCGTTCTGCTCCCAGGAATGCATCTTCTCCAAGCTGCGGGAGAACGAGGACTTGAATGTGTACTCGGCCAAAACTTTGCTGACTATGTGCAAACCGGGGGACCTGCTGGAGCTGGTGGCCACCGCGCAAGCCCCCCACTGGGCCATCTACGAGCAGGACGACCAGGTCATTCATCTGCACAAGGGCGAGATCCGCAAGGACAGCCTGCTTGAGATCAGCAACGGTCGCCACGGGAGGATAGTCAACAATCGGTACCGGTACCGACCGCTTCCTCCTGACCTGGTGATGCAGAACGCGGTGGGACACCTGGGCCTGAGCAGCGACGAGATATGCTGGACCAACTCGGAAAGTTTCGCAGCCTGGTGTCGTTTTGGGAAACGGGAGTTCAAAGCCGGGGGAGAGGCGCACTCAGCGGAGCAGCAGTATTTCCTCAAAGTGCATCTGTCTGGCAGCGGGGTGCACACACTGGTCTTTCGCAGCCTGGAGGACATGATCCGGGAGAGGAGGCGAGTGGACGCCAGTGGAATTCTCAAAGAGCTGTCTTTGGTTAACGGGGGCAAGGAGTGA